DNA sequence from the Arthrobacter sp. V1I9 genome:
CCACGCGGACGATCCCTGGGTCCGCCTGGCCATTGTGTTCACGCTGCTGGTGGGCGCCGTTTCCTTTGCCGGATCCGGGGTGACCTTCGCGAAGCTGCAGGAACTGATGACCACCCGGCCAGTGGTCTTCCGGGGCCTTCCGGCGGTGATGGCCGCAGTGCTGCTCGCTGCGGTGGCCGCCGGCGTCGCCGTCATCATGACGGGCTCTGCCGCGCTCGCGGTGCTGCTCCTGGTCCTGGGACTCGCCGCCGGGGTACTTCTGGTGCTGCCGGTGGGCGGCGCAGACGTCCCGATCGTTATCTCGCTGTTGAACGCGTTCACCGGCCTGGCCGTGGCGGCGTCTGGTGTGGTGCTCGGCAACGTGCTGCTCGTGGTGGCGGGCACGCTGGTGGGCGCCTCGGGCACCATCCTGACCCGCGCCATGGCAGCTGCAATGGGCCGCAGCGTGTCCGGCATCCTGTTCGGCGCCTTCCGGGGAGGTTCGACGGCGGGATCCACCGCCGTGAGCGAGCGTCCGGTGCGGTCTTCCAGCGCCGAGGACGTGGCGGTGCTCCTGGGTTACGCGCAGCGCGTCATCATTGTTCCCGGCTATGGCCTGGCGGTGGCGCAGGGCCAGCACACCGCCGCTGAGCTGGCGCAGGCGCTGGAAGCCCGCGGCATCGACGTGGATTTCGCCATCCATCCCGTGGCCGGCCGGATGCCCGGGCACATGAACGTGCTCCTGGCTGAGGCGAACGTGCCCTACGAATCGCTGAAGGAGATGGGCGAGATTAACCCGGAGTTCAAGACCGCCGACGTGGCGCTGGTGGTGGGTGCCAATGACGTGGTGAACCCCGCAGCGAAGACCTCATCGGGCTCGCCCATTTACGGCATGCCCATCCTGGAAGTTGCCGACGCCCGCCAGGTGGTGTTCCTGAAGCGGTCCATGCGGCCGGGCTTTGCCGGGATCGAGAATGACCTCCTCTACGAACCCCAGACGTCCCTGCTGTTCGGTGACGCCAAGGACTCGCTTGCCCAGGTGCTTGGAGCAGTGAAAACGCTGTAGGCGCCCAACTGCTGCCCGGCCCTCAGCAGGCAGGCTACTCTTCTTTGAGAAGTACCCTTTCCAATCGCCACCGAAGGACGCCATGACTGCCAACTCCACTGCCCCCCAGCGCGCAGCCATCATCATCAATCCTGCCAAGCCGGTGGACATCGATGTGCGCGAACTGGCGGCCAAGCACAGCGCCGAAAACGGCTGGGGCGAAACGCTATGGTTCGAAACCACCAAGGAGGACCCCGGCGTCGGCCAGGCGAAGGAGGCCCTTGCGCAGGGGGCGGACATCGTCATCGCCGGCGGCGGCGACGGGACGGTCCGTTGCGTGGCCGAAGTCCTCTCCGGGGGGAATGTTCCCATGGGCCTGCTTCCCTTGGGCACCGGCAACCTCCTGGCCCGCAACCTCGGCATGGATGTCACGGACTTCGACGGCGCCATGGCCGGCGCGCTCGCCGGCACCGAGCGGAAGATCGACGTCGTCCGCGCGCGCCGCAGCGACCCGGACAAGGAGCAGCTCTTCCTGGTGATGGCCGGCGTGGGATACGACGCCACCATCATGGCCGACACCGACGAAAAGCTGAAGCACAAGGTGGGCTGGCTGGCCTATGTTGACGCCGGCATCCGCAACCTGCCGGGCAAACCAATCAAGGCAACCATCGTGATCGACGGCAAACGGGCAGTGCGCCGTGGGGTGCGCAGCGTCATGGTGGGTAACTGCGGCAAGGTCCAGGGCGGCCTGGAGATTTTCCCTGAGGCCAAGATGGATGACGGGCTGCTGGACGTGGCGGTGCTGGCTCCCCACCATGGCCGGCTGGGCTGGCTCTCGGTGGTTGCCGGAATGATCGGCAAGGGCCGGGGCAAGGACACCGCGGTGGAGTACTACCAGGGCAAGACTGTGGAGATCACCCTGGAACATAAGGATGACTACCAGCTGGACGGCGACCACGAGGGCCAGGGCAAGCACATCCTGATGACCATGGATCCGAGCGCCCTGACCATCCGGATGTAATTCCCAACTGAGCGGCACCTAACGTCGTTTTCAGGGCTCAAAACGACAACAAGTGCGACCTGGTTGGGTGGTGCGGCGCGGCTGCCCGATGCTGCGGTCAGCTGGGGGAGACCGCCGGCCGGTGGGCCAGGATCTCCGCGAGCTCTGCGAGCCTGTGGGCCCGCGCCGACTCGGCCGGAGTGAACGGTTCCCCGGGCCGGACGAAGGTGATGGGCCCGTGCCACGCGGTGGGAATCTTGAGCCGGGTGCCGGCGTCGTGCTTTTCCAGGGCGGCTTCTCCCGGGGTGAGGATCCGCGCCCGGAGCAGTTCGGCCACAGCGAGCGGAAGCTCGTCCGGTGCGTCCGCGATCCGCGCCGCGAGGCTCAGCGCTTTGGTCTGCCCGTCCGCCATGGCCAGTGCGGTGGTGGGCCAGACGTGCGAACGGGTGCCGCCGCCGTCGTGCAGCGCGTCCATCAGCGCGCGCTCGCCGAGGTAACCCGGCGCCGAGAGGACAAACTCGTCCAGCACCCCGCCCGGCACCAGATGGACGTGGATGCTCAAAATGTTGACGCCCGTACGGGCCAGGGCCTGGGTGGCCCGCTGCAGGGAACCGGGCTCGTCGCGCAGGACGGTGCGTGCCCGCCACAGGGCAGGGGCCGTACCCAGCTTCCTTCGGTGGCTCAAGGCGGGCGCGTGCAGCCAGCCGCGCAGCATCCGGGCAGCCGAGGGCTCGGCCACCCAGATCACCAGGACCGTGGCGGTCAGGGTCAGCACCAGGACTTTCGCGACGTAGGGCAGGTGGGTTTCCACCACCATGGCGTGCACCAGGAGTTCGATGGGCAGCATCACCGCCACGTTGGCGAGGGTCAGGCGGGCCTTGGGAGGTTCTGGCATCAGGCCGCAGACTTCACAGCTCAATTCAGCCGCGGGCGTGTTCCGTGCGGAAGGCTTCATGCCTCAAGCATCAGCGGGAGCTGTTTCAGCTGTGTTGCCTTGCCGTTCCATTCAGGGGAACGCTGCGACCGGTAGTGGAGCGACGCAACGTAGGATTTAGCAGGAACGTCAGCGCGGCCGCCCGCCAGAAGCCCACCCCGCAGGAAGGCCGCCCCGTGAAGCTGTTCGTTGAGATGTTCAGCATCGGTCCCGGCAATAAGGACCACCACCCGGCGCTGAGGTGCGCCGTGGGCGTCTTCGTTCCGCTCCTCACGTTGGTACTCCTGGGCCGGCTGGATCTGGCGATTTTTGCGTCTTTTGGCGCGTTCACTGGCATCTATGGCCGCGGCGAAGCCCACGGAACCCGGTTCGCACTGCAACTGCGGGCGGGACTGCTGATGCTCGCGGTCATCCTGCTCGCAACCCTCGCTGCCAGGGCCGCGGCCGCCCTGGAGCCGGATGGTGCCGGCGCCGCGTGGCTTCTGGTTCCGGCCACCACCCTGGTGGCCGGTGCGTGCTCGTTGATCATCTCCTGGTGGCGGATGCGCCCGGCCGGCTCGCTGTTCCACATCTTTGCGTTCGCGGCCATCGCGTCCATTCCCCATCAGCCACCCCTGTGGCAGGCCATGCTGGTGGCCGTCCTCACCACGGTGTTTTGCCTGCTCATCGGCTTCTCCGCCAGGATCCTGCCCAGCCGCCGGGCCCCCTGGATCCGGCCGTTGGCGGTCCGTCGCACGCCGAACGAGAAGCGGGCCGCCTTGCTGGAGGGCCTCGGCTACCTCCTGGCTGCCGGGCTGGCCGGCGTCCTGGCAACCTGGGCGGGACAGCTGCTGGGCTTCGGGCACAACTACTGGGCCATGGTGGCGGCCGTTGTGCCGTTGGTGGGGCATACCACCAGGCACCGCGTCCGCCGCGGGGTCCAGCGAATCATCGGCACCGTCCTGGGCCTGGTGATCCTGGCCGGGATTGTGCTGCTGAACCTGGAACCCTGGCAGACGGTGCTGGTGATGGCCCTGTGCCAGTTCGGCACGGAAATGTTCATCATCCGCCAGTACTTGCTCGCCCAGCTCTTCGTCACGCCCCTGGCCCTGATTTCCACCCTCCTGGTGGTCCCGTCACCGCCAGCCATCCTGCTGCGGGACCGCATCATCGAGACGGTGATCGGGGCTGCCGTTGGGATCGCCGTGGTGCTGGCGCCGGAGGTATGGCGCCGTGTTCGGGAACGGACGACGGCGGTGCTTTAGCGGGTGCGCCAGCGCCCCTGGGCACGGCGAAGGAGGCCTACACCGGCTGGCCGGGAGCCGTTTCCTCAAAGCACGACGGCGGGCTGCGCCGGCTGTGGCGGACGGTCGCCGTCGAGCGCGGGCCCGAGCTAGCACAGCAGCCGCCGGATCGCCGCCGCGATGGCGGCTGCGTCCGGCTCCTCGTCCCGCCTGACGGTGAGCAGGTGGAGGATCAGGCCGTCGCCGTAGTCCGCAACGTCGCGTGCCCGGGCCGCTGCGTCGGCTAAACCCAAGGCGGCAAGGGCCTGTTCCAGGCCGCCCACCAGCAGGTAATGGCCAGCGGTCACTGTCTCGGGCCGGTCCAGCGAAAGGGCCAGCCGGGCCCGCGTGAGACCCGCGTGCTCCCCGGCCAGCGCCAGCACCATTGCCGCCAGTTGCCCCGCCAGTTCTGTGACGTTGGACGGCGGGCCGGCCGGGCCGACGTTCCGGAGGAGGTCGGCATCCAGCTCCAGCAGGCGGTCCAGCACCGCCTCAACGAG
Encoded proteins:
- a CDS encoding NAD(P)(+) transhydrogenase (Re/Si-specific) subunit beta encodes the protein MSLLNPVWTSLLYLAAAVFFILALRGLSSPRTARRGNLIGALGALIAVVTVFLSSRLENIPWILGAIAVGTVVAAPVARRVKMTQMPQLVALFNGVGGGAAALVALLELNHADDPWVRLAIVFTLLVGAVSFAGSGVTFAKLQELMTTRPVVFRGLPAVMAAVLLAAVAAGVAVIMTGSAALAVLLLVLGLAAGVLLVLPVGGADVPIVISLLNAFTGLAVAASGVVLGNVLLVVAGTLVGASGTILTRAMAAAMGRSVSGILFGAFRGGSTAGSTAVSERPVRSSSAEDVAVLLGYAQRVIIVPGYGLAVAQGQHTAAELAQALEARGIDVDFAIHPVAGRMPGHMNVLLAEANVPYESLKEMGEINPEFKTADVALVVGANDVVNPAAKTSSGSPIYGMPILEVADARQVVFLKRSMRPGFAGIENDLLYEPQTSLLFGDAKDSLAQVLGAVKTL
- a CDS encoding diacylglycerol kinase family protein, whose amino-acid sequence is MTANSTAPQRAAIIINPAKPVDIDVRELAAKHSAENGWGETLWFETTKEDPGVGQAKEALAQGADIVIAGGGDGTVRCVAEVLSGGNVPMGLLPLGTGNLLARNLGMDVTDFDGAMAGALAGTERKIDVVRARRSDPDKEQLFLVMAGVGYDATIMADTDEKLKHKVGWLAYVDAGIRNLPGKPIKATIVIDGKRAVRRGVRSVMVGNCGKVQGGLEIFPEAKMDDGLLDVAVLAPHHGRLGWLSVVAGMIGKGRGKDTAVEYYQGKTVEITLEHKDDYQLDGDHEGQGKHILMTMDPSALTIRM
- a CDS encoding amino acid-binding protein; amino-acid sequence: MKPSARNTPAAELSCEVCGLMPEPPKARLTLANVAVMLPIELLVHAMVVETHLPYVAKVLVLTLTATVLVIWVAEPSAARMLRGWLHAPALSHRRKLGTAPALWRARTVLRDEPGSLQRATQALARTGVNILSIHVHLVPGGVLDEFVLSAPGYLGERALMDALHDGGGTRSHVWPTTALAMADGQTKALSLAARIADAPDELPLAVAELLRARILTPGEAALEKHDAGTRLKIPTAWHGPITFVRPGEPFTPAESARAHRLAELAEILAHRPAVSPS
- a CDS encoding FUSC family protein, with product MKLFVEMFSIGPGNKDHHPALRCAVGVFVPLLTLVLLGRLDLAIFASFGAFTGIYGRGEAHGTRFALQLRAGLLMLAVILLATLAARAAAALEPDGAGAAWLLVPATTLVAGACSLIISWWRMRPAGSLFHIFAFAAIASIPHQPPLWQAMLVAVLTTVFCLLIGFSARILPSRRAPWIRPLAVRRTPNEKRAALLEGLGYLLAAGLAGVLATWAGQLLGFGHNYWAMVAAVVPLVGHTTRHRVRRGVQRIIGTVLGLVILAGIVLLNLEPWQTVLVMALCQFGTEMFIIRQYLLAQLFVTPLALISTLLVVPSPPAILLRDRIIETVIGAAVGIAVVLAPEVWRRVRERTTAVL
- a CDS encoding TetR/AcrR family transcriptional regulator, translated to MPDRRPHLLDAALAVVADKGMKGLTHRAVDAAAGLAEGTTSNYYRNRAALVEAVLDRLLELDADLLRNVGPAGPPSNVTELAGQLAAMVLALAGEHAGLTRARLALSLDRPETVTAGHYLLVGGLEQALAALGLADAAARARDVADYGDGLILHLLTVRRDEEPDAAAIAAAIRRLLC